Proteins found in one Amphiura filiformis chromosome 14, Afil_fr2py, whole genome shotgun sequence genomic segment:
- the LOC140168905 gene encoding carbohydrate sulfotransferase 1-like — protein sequence MTQSNWRTHIRKYFFSFTTLVVISFMLYSHHGNLGKGGTVHPAQVYFKNENAIKPYINRPSVNDTPTNEQPDNQHVIIFTLRRSGSTFTSEIFNQNDDYMYFFEPLRSYEIMKMKTDPSVRAIPRYQVVPWSYSKQLLSALYRCDFTELPNWTRLRDLCFHIGTDPIRSMASYCRSKKNNNLAAMCRKHKGIAIKTIRVSDIQNLYDLVTDPKLNFKVIHLVRDPRGIMNSRYKTLKKVGEVRAERLYSTTNGNSGPEPMRANEVSEICTHMERNLKYWLDTPEWLAGRYKLVRYEDLAGNPLSVTRDLYNFIQTPLPHSVTQWIDRNTKHTTGKGKVTTRNSNITAYQWQTELDRSVIDDVQHRCKKLLDMLGYELV from the coding sequence ATGACTCAATCAAATTGGCGAACACACATCAGGAAGTACTTCTTCAGTTTTACCACTCTCGTCGTGATCTCTTTCATGTTGTACAGTCACCATGGTAACCTTGGTAAAGGAGGAACAGTACATCCCGCACAAGTCTATTTTAAAAACGAAAACGCTATTAAACCATATATTAACAGGCCATCAGTAAATGATACACCAACAAATGAACAGCCAGATAACCAACATGTAATTATATTTACATTAAGACGTTCTGGATCGACATTCACAAGTGaaatttttaaccaaaatgaTGATTACATGTATTTTTTCGAGCCTTTGCGATCGTATGAAATCATGAAAATGAAGACCGATCCCTCGGTACGAGCGATCCCTCGGTACCAGGTAGTTCCATGGTCGTATTCTAAGCAGCTTCTGTCCGCTTTATATCGCTGTGACTTTACAGAGTTACCAAATTGGACTCGTTTACGAGATCTTTGTTTCCACATTGGAACTGACCCAATACGGTCAATGGCTTCTTATTGCAGATCCAAGAAAAACAATAATCTCGCCGCAATGTGTAGAAAGCATAAAGGAATAGCTATCAAAACTATACGAGTGTCCGATATACAAAATTTGTATGATCTAGTTACTGATCCTAAACTCAATTTTAAGGTTATTCATCTGGTACGAGATCCACGTGGTATCATGAATTCCAGATACAAAACTCTAAAGAAAGTTGGGGAAGTGAGAGCTGAGCGACTGTATTCAACTACGAATGGGAACTCCGGGCCGGAACCAATGAGGGCCAATGAAGTGTCGGAAATCTGTACACATATGGAGAGAAACCTTAAGTATTGGTTAGACACACCGGAATGGTTAGCGGGACGATATAAACTTGTTCGTTATGAAGATTTGGCGGGAAACCCTCTTTCTGTGACTAGAGATTTATATAACTTTATTCAAACGCCATTACCGCATAGTGTTACGCAATGGATAGATAGAAACACTAAACACACTACTGGTAAGGGCAAAGTGACGACGAGGAACTCTAACATTACAGCCTATCAGTGGCAGACAGAGTTAGATAGAAGCGTAATAGATGACGTACAGCACAGGTGTAAGAAGCTTTTGGACATGTTGGGATATGAGCTTGTATAA